One genomic region from Stackebrandtia nassauensis DSM 44728 encodes:
- a CDS encoding c-type cytochrome, with translation MAAPTRHRHRWRRRLGALARFIGALALVGGIYTGFAPGIYADEPDKEFEKLAAEGKELYDNSCVSCHGPKAEGVDGRGPSLIGVGGAAVEFQVNSGRMPMARQEAQAERKQPMFTPKEAEALAAYIQQLGGGPEGVTDEEIDALTGDLSDTEIAEGGELFRVNCGSCHGFATGGGALSSGKYAPALEGVASDEIYEAMLTGPQNMPVFANAQLTPEEKVEVIAYIEYLNEDRDPGGPLTLGRFGPSTEGLAIFLVGITTLAVATLWIAGKS, from the coding sequence GTGGCGGCACCAACCAGACACCGACACCGGTGGCGCAGGCGCCTTGGGGCGCTGGCCCGGTTCATCGGCGCGCTCGCATTGGTCGGCGGCATATACACGGGTTTCGCTCCGGGCATCTACGCCGACGAGCCGGACAAGGAGTTCGAGAAGCTCGCCGCCGAGGGCAAGGAGCTGTACGACAACAGCTGTGTGTCCTGCCACGGACCGAAAGCCGAGGGTGTCGACGGCCGCGGCCCCAGCCTCATCGGGGTCGGCGGTGCGGCCGTTGAGTTCCAGGTGAACTCCGGTCGGATGCCGATGGCGCGCCAGGAGGCGCAGGCCGAGCGCAAACAGCCCATGTTCACCCCCAAGGAGGCCGAGGCGCTGGCCGCCTACATCCAGCAGCTGGGTGGTGGACCCGAGGGCGTCACCGACGAGGAGATCGACGCCCTGACCGGAGACCTCTCCGACACCGAGATCGCCGAAGGCGGCGAGCTGTTCCGAGTGAACTGCGGCAGCTGCCACGGCTTCGCCACCGGCGGCGGCGCGCTGTCCTCGGGCAAGTACGCGCCCGCGCTGGAGGGTGTGGCGTCCGACGAGATCTACGAGGCGATGCTGACCGGCCCGCAGAACATGCCGGTCTTCGCCAACGCGCAGCTCACGCCGGAGGAGAAGGTCGAGGTCATCGCCTACATCGAGTACCTCAACGAGGACCGCGATCCGGGCGGGCCGTTGACGCTCGGCCGGTTTGGACCGTCCACTGAGGGACTCGCGATCTTCCTCGTCGGGATCACCACCCTCGCCGTGGCAACACTGTGGATAGCGGGGAAGTCGTAG
- a CDS encoding cytochrome c oxidase subunit 3 has translation MTAAEATIDPRRIHSLTRPNMVSVGTIVWLSSELMFFAALFAMYFSIRAAAPELWEEHTKHLNIPYAAVFTLILVASSFTCQMGVFCAERGDVYGLRRWFTITFLMGLVFVLGQVNEYRTLVSEGIAINTDGYGTMFYLTTGFHGLHVTGGLIAFIIYLIRTTMGRFTPAQATSAIVVSYYWHFVDVVWIALFAMIYFLR, from the coding sequence GTGACTGCGGCTGAAGCGACCATTGATCCCAGGCGGATACACTCACTGACCCGTCCCAACATGGTCAGTGTCGGCACCATCGTGTGGTTGTCGAGCGAGCTGATGTTCTTCGCCGCGCTGTTCGCGATGTACTTCTCCATTCGTGCCGCGGCACCGGAACTGTGGGAAGAGCACACCAAGCACCTGAACATCCCGTACGCGGCGGTGTTCACCCTCATCCTGGTGGCCTCCTCCTTCACCTGTCAGATGGGTGTGTTCTGTGCCGAGCGCGGAGACGTCTACGGACTGCGGCGCTGGTTCACCATCACGTTCTTGATGGGCCTGGTCTTCGTTCTGGGGCAGGTCAACGAGTACCGCACCCTGGTGTCCGAAGGCATCGCCATCAACACCGACGGCTACGGGACGATGTTCTACCTGACGACCGGGTTCCACGGTCTGCACGTGACCGGCGGGCTCATCGCGTTCATCATCTACCTGATCCGTACGACCATGGGCCGGTTCACGCCCGCCCAGGCGACCTCCGCGATCGTGGTGTCCTACTACTGGCACTTCGTCGATGTCGTCTGGATCGCGCTGTTCGCCATGATCTACTTCCTGCGATGA
- a CDS encoding response regulator transcription factor, with translation MTTYSVILYSHNPKVRHGMRSAIGEQPTEDVTIEYLEASDYDEAIRLIDTYEIDLMLLDGESQPAGGLGIARQLRDELDDPPTTCVVLKRAADQWLAAWSRADASLTHPLDPIRTSAAIVELLRSRATATT, from the coding sequence ATGACCACCTACTCAGTCATCCTGTACAGCCACAACCCGAAGGTGCGACACGGCATGCGCTCGGCGATCGGTGAGCAGCCCACCGAGGACGTGACGATCGAGTACCTGGAGGCCTCCGACTACGACGAGGCGATCCGGCTGATCGACACCTACGAGATCGACCTGATGCTGCTGGACGGCGAATCGCAGCCCGCCGGGGGGCTGGGCATCGCCCGGCAGCTGCGCGACGAGCTGGACGACCCGCCGACGACCTGCGTCGTCCTCAAGCGCGCCGCCGACCAGTGGCTTGCCGCCTGGTCGCGCGCCGACGCGAGCCTGACCCACCCGCTTGACCCGATCCGCACTTCGGCGGCGATCGTGGAGCTGCTGCGATCGCGCGCCACCGCCACTACATAA
- the trpD gene encoding anthranilate phosphoribosyltransferase, translating to MGDRSWPQILSTLMAGQELAAADTDWALQEIMAGEAADSQLAAFAVLLRAKGETPSELTGLVTAMLANTSRIKLDFDCADVVGTGGDGAHTVNISTMASIVVAGGGVRVVKHGNRAASSKCGSADLLEELGVPLPLGPEEVTRCVTEAGIGFCFAARFHPGMRHAAAPRRDLGVPTAFNFLGPLTNPAQPRAGAIGCADERMAPIMARVLADRGASALVVRGRDGLDELTLAAPTRVWLVANGSVTETEVDAETLGLPRAPVSALRGGDATYNAEAARQVFAGQPGPVRDAVVLNAAAAFASFEGLTTDISADLDGAMRRGIDKAVQSLDSGAAAETLANWITVASAL from the coding sequence ATGGGTGACCGCAGCTGGCCGCAGATTCTGTCAACCCTGATGGCCGGTCAGGAACTGGCCGCCGCCGACACCGACTGGGCCCTGCAGGAGATCATGGCCGGGGAGGCCGCCGACTCGCAGCTGGCCGCCTTCGCGGTGCTGCTGCGCGCCAAGGGTGAGACGCCTTCCGAACTGACCGGGCTGGTGACGGCGATGCTGGCCAACACCTCCCGCATCAAGCTCGACTTCGACTGCGCCGACGTCGTCGGCACCGGCGGCGACGGAGCTCACACCGTCAACATCTCCACGATGGCTTCCATTGTGGTGGCCGGTGGCGGGGTGCGGGTCGTCAAGCACGGCAACCGTGCCGCCTCGTCCAAGTGCGGCTCGGCCGACCTGCTGGAAGAGCTGGGGGTGCCGCTGCCGTTGGGCCCCGAGGAGGTCACCCGGTGCGTCACCGAGGCCGGGATCGGCTTCTGTTTCGCGGCGCGGTTCCACCCGGGCATGCGGCACGCCGCCGCACCCCGACGCGACCTCGGCGTCCCCACGGCGTTCAACTTCCTGGGCCCGCTGACCAACCCGGCGCAGCCGCGCGCGGGCGCCATCGGCTGCGCCGACGAGCGGATGGCCCCGATCATGGCGCGGGTACTGGCTGACCGGGGCGCCAGCGCCCTGGTGGTGCGGGGCCGTGACGGCCTCGACGAGCTGACGCTGGCCGCGCCCACCCGGGTGTGGCTGGTCGCGAACGGCTCCGTCACCGAGACCGAGGTCGACGCCGAGACCCTGGGCCTGCCCCGGGCGCCGGTGTCGGCGCTGCGCGGCGGCGACGCGACCTACAACGCCGAGGCGGCCCGGCAGGTGTTCGCCGGACAGCCCGGACCGGTGCGCGACGCGGTGGTGCTCAACGCCGCCGCGGCCTTCGCCTCCTTCGAGGGTCTGACCACCGACATCTCCGCCGACCTGGACGGGGCGATGCGACGCGGCATCGACAAGGCGGTCCAGTCCCTGGACTCGGGTGCCGCCGCGGAGACCCTCGCCAACTGGATCACCGTCGCGTCCGCCCTGTAG
- a CDS encoding NUDIX hydrolase, with translation MPQPPQSSRKPASRWRASAYKVFYALPKVVRRRLVRIVAPTYTVGAVMMVYSPDRSQILLLRQPPGFGWGLPAGLLDRGERPEQAAIRELREETGIDLGLEAISPAAPSAVIHTRGRWVDTVFVTEVEPDSVELVIDGAEVWEAKWWPVTAMPPITVAASRLLAHYGLGPYADYPEAARVD, from the coding sequence ATGCCGCAACCTCCGCAATCCAGCCGTAAACCAGCCTCGCGGTGGCGGGCGAGCGCCTACAAGGTCTTCTACGCACTGCCCAAAGTGGTGCGTCGTCGGCTGGTGCGGATCGTGGCACCCACCTACACCGTCGGGGCGGTCATGATGGTCTACTCCCCCGACCGGTCCCAGATCCTGCTGCTGCGCCAGCCGCCCGGCTTCGGCTGGGGCCTGCCCGCGGGCCTACTCGACCGGGGCGAACGCCCCGAGCAGGCCGCGATCCGCGAACTGCGCGAGGAGACCGGCATCGACCTCGGCCTGGAGGCCATCTCCCCCGCCGCCCCCAGCGCCGTGATCCACACCCGGGGCCGCTGGGTCGACACCGTCTTCGTCACCGAGGTCGAACCCGACTCCGTCGAGCTGGTCATCGACGGCGCCGAGGTGTGGGAGGCCAAATGGTGGCCGGTCACCGCGATGCCCCCCATCACGGTGGCCGCCTCCCGCCTGTTGGCCCACTACGGACTGGGCCCCTACGCGGACTACCCCGAGGCCGCCCGCGTCGACTGA
- a CDS encoding Lrp/AsnC family transcriptional regulator — MITAIVLIDCATDAIPEVAEAIAELPGVSEVYSTAGHVDLIAVVRVKEFDHIADTIAGAISKVDGVADTETHIAFRAYSKHDLESTFAIGFEDS, encoded by the coding sequence GTGATCACCGCGATTGTGCTCATTGACTGCGCCACCGACGCGATTCCGGAAGTCGCCGAGGCCATCGCCGAACTGCCCGGCGTCAGCGAGGTGTACTCGACGGCCGGACACGTCGATCTCATCGCGGTGGTGCGAGTCAAGGAGTTCGACCACATCGCCGACACCATCGCCGGAGCGATCTCCAAGGTGGACGGCGTGGCCGACACCGAGACCCACATCGCGTTCCGCGCCTACTCCAAGCACGACCTCGAGTCCACCTTCGCCATCGGCTTCGAAGACAGCTGA
- a CDS encoding DUF4878 domain-containing protein, which produces MSYPPPGGQQYPDPNQQPGYGQQPGYGQQQPGYGQQQPGYGQQPGYGQQQPGYGDQQGYGQQQPGYGQQQPGYGQAQPPAGGQYGQPQGGFTPGQPPAKNKTGLIVGIAGGGVALVVVVILLVVFVFSGGGPSSAVDNVVNALEDGDYAAFKEALCEDTRKSFEELEKASGMSEEEIGKELKKNLEKEGLTADYEIVEETESGDKGTVTVKTDDGEEKIDVVVEDGEWKLCPAMPGA; this is translated from the coding sequence GTGTCTTACCCCCCTCCCGGCGGGCAGCAGTACCCGGACCCGAACCAGCAGCCCGGATACGGGCAGCAGCCGGGCTACGGCCAGCAGCAGCCGGGTTATGGACAACAGCAGCCCGGCTATGGCCAGCAGCCGGGATACGGGCAACAGCAGCCCGGTTACGGCGACCAGCAGGGCTACGGTCAGCAGCAGCCGGGTTATGGCCAGCAGCAGCCGGGATACGGGCAGGCTCAGCCCCCGGCGGGCGGCCAGTACGGTCAGCCGCAGGGCGGCTTCACTCCCGGCCAGCCCCCGGCCAAGAACAAGACCGGCCTGATCGTCGGGATCGCCGGTGGCGGTGTCGCGCTCGTCGTCGTGGTGATCCTGCTCGTCGTGTTCGTCTTCAGTGGTGGCGGACCCAGCAGCGCGGTCGACAACGTGGTCAACGCCCTTGAGGACGGCGACTACGCGGCCTTCAAGGAAGCGCTGTGCGAGGACACCCGCAAGAGCTTCGAGGAGCTCGAGAAGGCCAGCGGCATGTCCGAAGAGGAAATCGGCAAGGAGCTCAAGAAGAACCTTGAGAAGGAAGGTCTGACCGCCGACTACGAGATCGTCGAGGAGACCGAGTCCGGCGACAAGGGCACGGTAACCGTCAAGACCGACGACGGCGAAGAGAAGATCGACGTCGTCGTGGAAGACGGCGAGTGGAAGCTCTGCCCGGCGATGCCTGGGGCGTAA
- a CDS encoding cytochrome c oxidase subunit 4 encodes MKTESHLFGIITFFLYLFAAVYGWWTWYDGGQIEFIGFVALILAGTLCFMCWGFFAFVARRLDPRPEDRPDGEIAEAAGEVGFFSPGSYWPFGIAASATIAGLGLVFWFWWLIAVGIIAVLITSCGLLFEYYTGTRKVGVPE; translated from the coding sequence ATGAAGACCGAGTCGCACCTTTTTGGAATCATCACGTTCTTTCTGTACCTGTTCGCCGCCGTCTACGGCTGGTGGACCTGGTACGACGGCGGACAGATCGAGTTCATCGGCTTCGTCGCGCTGATCCTGGCCGGAACGCTGTGCTTCATGTGCTGGGGCTTCTTCGCCTTCGTCGCGCGCCGGCTCGACCCGCGGCCGGAGGACCGGCCGGACGGCGAGATCGCCGAAGCCGCCGGTGAAGTCGGCTTCTTCTCGCCTGGCAGCTACTGGCCGTTCGGCATCGCCGCCTCGGCGACCATCGCCGGACTGGGCCTGGTGTTCTGGTTCTGGTGGCTGATCGCCGTCGGCATCATCGCCGTCCTCATCACCAGCTGTGGCCTGCTGTTCGAGTACTACACCGGCACCCGCAAGGTCGGCGTTCCCGAGTAA
- the coxB gene encoding cytochrome c oxidase subunit II yields MSLPLLAGCSVDEAFAFGWPRKLPTPESREMFNMWIGSTIAALAVGVFVWGLIFWCVIRYRKKSDELPVQTRYNLPMELLFTVTPFLIIAVLFYYTVIVQSNVTKLTENPDTEVTVTAFKWNWEFSYPEAEGKDGKPVSTVGDSDYVPVLVVPTNERIRFTEVSEDVIHSFWVPDLLFKRDVMPGYENKFEVTIEEEGAYVGRCAELCGAYHSMMNFEMRAVSGEDYKKFLKQLQAGKSTPEALEAIGEDPYATTTKPFDTKPNSRKAS; encoded by the coding sequence ATGTCGCTTCCGCTTCTCGCCGGTTGTTCCGTTGACGAAGCGTTCGCCTTCGGATGGCCGCGCAAACTCCCGACGCCTGAGTCGCGCGAGATGTTCAACATGTGGATCGGTTCCACGATCGCCGCGCTCGCCGTCGGCGTCTTCGTGTGGGGCCTGATCTTCTGGTGCGTCATCCGCTACCGCAAGAAGAGCGACGAACTTCCGGTGCAGACCCGGTACAACCTCCCGATGGAGCTGTTGTTCACGGTCACGCCGTTCCTCATCATCGCGGTGCTGTTCTACTACACCGTGATCGTGCAGTCCAATGTGACCAAGCTGACCGAGAACCCCGACACCGAGGTCACCGTCACCGCGTTCAAGTGGAACTGGGAGTTCTCCTACCCCGAGGCCGAGGGCAAGGACGGCAAGCCGGTCTCCACCGTCGGCGACAGCGACTACGTCCCGGTGCTGGTGGTCCCCACCAACGAGCGGATCCGCTTCACCGAGGTCTCCGAGGACGTCATCCACTCCTTCTGGGTCCCCGACCTGCTGTTCAAGCGGGACGTCATGCCCGGCTACGAGAACAAGTTCGAGGTGACGATCGAGGAGGAGGGCGCCTACGTCGGCCGGTGTGCCGAGCTGTGCGGCGCGTACCACTCGATGATGAACTTCGAGATGCGCGCGGTGTCCGGCGAGGACTACAAGAAGTTCCTCAAACAGCTCCAGGCCGGTAAGTCCACGCCCGAGGCCCTGGAGGCCATCGGCGAGGACCCGTACGCGACCACCACCAAGCCGTTCGACACCAAGCCGAACTCGCGCAAGGCCAGCTAG
- a CDS encoding cysteine desulfurase family protein — MTFTYLDAATASPVHPVAEQAFQAASADGWADPSRLYSRARRARQLLDAARETVAEAIGARPDEVSFTASGTQAVHAGVLGALAAGHRRGDRLVHSAVEHSSVLHAAGWHTDRGGASMQVPVARTGAIKLDALAEAVGQPGVALVAVQSANHEVGTVQPLTEVAELCGDIPLLVDAAQSLGRMPVPAWSLLCGSARKWGGPAGVGVLAVRAGVRWRSPWPEDSHDPDAPGALNLPAVVAAAASLRAVLTEREKEDERLRSLTSLIRAEVARIPYVEVVGDPVERLPHIVTFSYPFEDGQPLLVELDRRGFAVSAGSSCTSSTLSPSHVLENMGVLSHGNIRVSLHRETTADDVDRFLTALPQVVAKVRDESGVSDL; from the coding sequence ATGACCTTCACATACCTCGATGCGGCCACAGCGAGCCCCGTTCATCCGGTCGCCGAGCAGGCGTTCCAGGCCGCCTCGGCCGACGGCTGGGCGGACCCGTCCCGGCTGTACTCCCGCGCCCGCCGGGCCCGCCAGTTGCTCGACGCGGCCCGCGAGACGGTGGCCGAGGCGATCGGCGCCCGTCCCGATGAGGTGAGCTTCACCGCCAGCGGGACCCAGGCGGTGCACGCGGGCGTGCTGGGGGCGCTGGCGGCGGGCCACCGTCGCGGCGATCGGCTCGTCCACAGTGCCGTCGAGCATTCCTCGGTCCTGCACGCGGCCGGCTGGCACACCGACCGTGGCGGCGCGAGCATGCAGGTGCCGGTCGCCCGCACCGGCGCGATCAAGCTGGACGCGCTGGCCGAGGCGGTCGGACAGCCCGGGGTGGCGCTCGTGGCGGTGCAGAGCGCCAATCATGAGGTGGGGACGGTGCAGCCGCTGACCGAGGTCGCCGAGCTGTGCGGCGACATCCCGCTGCTGGTGGACGCGGCCCAGAGCCTGGGCCGGATGCCGGTCCCGGCCTGGTCGCTGTTGTGCGGCAGCGCCCGCAAGTGGGGCGGCCCGGCGGGGGTCGGCGTCCTGGCGGTGCGTGCGGGGGTCCGCTGGCGCAGTCCGTGGCCGGAGGACTCGCACGACCCCGACGCCCCCGGCGCGCTGAACCTCCCGGCGGTGGTGGCCGCGGCGGCGTCGCTGCGGGCGGTGCTGACGGAACGGGAGAAGGAGGACGAGCGGCTGCGGAGCCTTACCTCTCTTATACGCGCGGAGGTGGCGCGGATTCCGTACGTGGAAGTCGTCGGGGATCCGGTCGAGCGGCTGCCGCACATCGTTACGTTTTCTTATCCTTTCGAGGACGGGCAACCGCTTCTGGTCGAGTTGGACCGCCGGGGTTTCGCCGTCTCGGCGGGATCGTCGTGCACATCGTCCACTTTGAGCCCATCGCACGTGTTGGAGAACATGGGAGTGCTTTCGCACGGAAACATAAGGGTTTCGCTTCACCGGGAGACCACGGCGGACGATGTGGACCGTTTTCTGACCGCGCTGCCTCAGGTCGTCGCGAAGGTGCGTGACGAATCCGGAGTGTCCGACCTGTAA
- a CDS encoding sensor histidine kinase — translation MRNLVSANKAAGSLAYQLQSERTLAVQALVNSTKDDKAEEFLNQQKDTDAAIERYRSSIRELTDVPSSTKINLDNVESGLDNLDDVRKRISEQKQGASAAAFIYRITIADLLSYRESVPQAGSVPSDVADRIRASNLLSRSIEYQSIQTETVLRALDRGELSSAAFQKITAANTGSTDALLTFNSLAPTEWREWLDRALAGDELSLTATMEDEALRSKPGKKIDIDPGDWAKGMNKRAEQYEGVQEDIDKAVVEEISTLRDQQFQLTYTQLGGVVVAVIIALLMAVWLGSPIVRGLRRLRDSAHQVATEGLPRAVAQLDDSTDLDGQTPEEFASRATPPVKVKGRDELADVGKAFNEVHQEAIRVAAHQALLRLHIGGMFIRLARRGHSLAGRLTNVLDEAERNEQDPDRLDRLFKLDHLVTLFGRTNDSLLVLGGAAPARVRRTHETVGDVLTAAQSQIEQYTRVQIGMVDEGVSIKANAVDDVVKLLAELLDNATQYSHHQVNVTARLLADRLVVQISDRGMGVPPDRMAQLNARLTSRKGLDLDSMQTMGLTVVSHIAARHGIHVELRAAAVGGTLAEVSLPVDIIDIEAAPKAITAMPEAVPEQKPTGIRNAPLFKRRPRQRGNNAGARSNAAARGKPDNSSRRPRSTGGLPQIRFDFGAVPTYPGHPPRMDRDDTPTETFPAVPRQRDKDRPRRMNVGGMRSYEDGWQAAQRATAPASNPVDDGLPKRDPMSRLVPGAMGPTSAEVPATHAAPAYRDPTAVGASYLAYAKTRPDKRSPFSPADDSRNES, via the coding sequence ATGCGCAACCTGGTCAGCGCGAACAAAGCGGCCGGTAGTCTGGCGTACCAACTCCAGTCCGAGCGCACGCTCGCCGTTCAGGCTCTGGTGAACAGCACCAAGGACGACAAGGCCGAGGAGTTCCTGAACCAGCAGAAGGACACCGACGCGGCGATCGAACGATATCGATCGAGCATTCGCGAACTCACCGACGTACCTAGCTCCACCAAGATCAACCTCGACAACGTCGAAAGCGGACTGGACAACCTCGATGATGTGCGAAAACGCATCTCGGAACAGAAACAGGGCGCGTCGGCCGCGGCGTTCATCTACCGGATCACCATCGCGGACCTGTTGTCGTACCGCGAATCGGTGCCGCAGGCCGGAAGCGTGCCCTCCGATGTGGCCGACCGGATCCGGGCGTCGAACCTGCTGTCGCGAAGCATCGAGTACCAAAGCATCCAGACCGAGACCGTGCTGCGGGCCCTGGACCGGGGAGAGCTCTCCTCGGCGGCGTTCCAGAAGATCACCGCGGCCAACACCGGTAGCACCGACGCCCTGCTGACGTTCAACTCGCTGGCCCCTACGGAATGGCGCGAATGGCTGGACCGGGCGCTGGCCGGCGACGAGCTCAGCCTGACGGCGACGATGGAGGACGAGGCGCTTCGTTCCAAGCCCGGCAAGAAGATCGACATCGATCCGGGCGACTGGGCCAAGGGCATGAACAAGCGCGCCGAACAGTACGAAGGCGTCCAGGAGGACATCGACAAGGCGGTCGTCGAGGAGATCTCGACGCTGCGCGACCAGCAGTTCCAGTTGACCTACACCCAGCTGGGCGGCGTCGTCGTCGCGGTGATCATCGCACTGCTGATGGCCGTGTGGCTGGGTAGCCCGATCGTGCGCGGTCTGCGCCGGTTGCGCGACTCGGCCCACCAGGTCGCCACCGAGGGCCTACCGCGTGCCGTGGCGCAGTTGGACGACAGCACCGACCTCGACGGGCAGACACCCGAGGAGTTCGCCAGCCGAGCCACCCCGCCGGTGAAGGTCAAGGGCCGGGACGAGCTGGCCGACGTCGGTAAGGCGTTCAACGAGGTCCACCAGGAGGCGATCCGGGTCGCCGCCCACCAGGCGCTGCTGCGGCTCCACATCGGTGGAATGTTCATCCGGCTCGCCCGGCGCGGCCATTCGCTGGCGGGTCGGCTGACCAACGTCCTCGACGAGGCCGAACGCAACGAGCAGGATCCCGACCGGCTGGACCGGTTGTTCAAACTGGACCACCTGGTCACCCTGTTCGGGCGCACCAACGACAGTCTGCTGGTGCTGGGTGGTGCGGCACCGGCGCGAGTCCGGCGCACCCACGAAACGGTCGGCGACGTGCTGACCGCGGCGCAGAGCCAGATCGAGCAGTACACCAGGGTGCAGATCGGCATGGTCGACGAAGGCGTGTCGATCAAGGCCAATGCCGTCGACGATGTGGTGAAGTTGCTGGCCGAGTTGCTGGACAACGCGACCCAGTACTCCCACCATCAGGTCAACGTGACCGCACGACTGCTGGCCGACCGCTTGGTCGTGCAGATCAGTGACCGCGGCATGGGAGTGCCCCCCGATCGGATGGCGCAGCTCAACGCGCGGTTGACGTCCCGCAAGGGTCTCGACCTGGACTCCATGCAGACCATGGGTTTGACCGTGGTGAGCCATATCGCGGCGCGGCACGGCATTCACGTCGAGTTGCGTGCCGCCGCCGTCGGCGGCACCCTGGCCGAGGTCTCGCTTCCGGTCGACATCATCGACATCGAGGCCGCCCCCAAGGCGATCACGGCGATGCCCGAGGCCGTCCCGGAGCAGAAGCCGACCGGGATCCGCAACGCCCCGCTGTTCAAGCGTCGTCCGCGCCAGCGCGGCAACAACGCGGGGGCCCGCAGCAACGCGGCGGCACGCGGCAAGCCCGACAACAGTTCCCGGCGGCCACGATCCACCGGTGGCCTGCCGCAGATCCGCTTCGACTTCGGTGCGGTGCCCACCTATCCGGGACATCCACCCCGGATGGATCGGGACGACACTCCCACCGAGACGTTCCCGGCCGTCCCCCGGCAACGGGACAAGGACCGGCCCCGGCGGATGAACGTCGGCGGGATGCGCTCCTACGAGGACGGCTGGCAGGCCGCGCAGCGAGCCACCGCACCGGCCTCGAATCCCGTTGACGACGGCCTGCCCAAACGCGACCCGATGTCGCGACTGGTCCCCGGTGCCATGGGACCCACGTCGGCCGAGGTTCCGGCCACCCATGCCGCACCGGCGTACCGGGATCCGACCGCGGTCGGCGCATCGTATCTCGCGTACGCCAAGACCAGACCCGACAAGCGATCACCTTTCTCCCCTGCCGACGATTCGAGGAACGAGTCTTGA
- a CDS encoding roadblock/LC7 domain-containing protein produces the protein MNTQNLDYLLNDFIDRVPDVTHVLTVSADGLLIACNDELPEDDADRLAAIASGLVSLLAGAARALQADPVISCMAELYGGYMFSMSIPGGASLLALASYDCDIGQVGHELADLINKIGPSISPEARGQVSTANHGQ, from the coding sequence TTGAACACCCAGAATCTTGACTATTTGCTCAATGACTTCATCGACAGAGTTCCCGATGTCACCCACGTGCTCACCGTCTCCGCCGACGGTCTGCTCATAGCGTGCAACGACGAACTGCCCGAAGACGACGCCGACCGGCTGGCCGCCATCGCCTCGGGCCTGGTGAGCCTGTTGGCCGGTGCCGCCCGTGCCCTGCAAGCCGATCCGGTGATCAGCTGCATGGCCGAGCTGTACGGCGGCTACATGTTCTCGATGTCGATCCCCGGTGGAGCCAGTCTGCTGGCGCTGGCCAGCTACGACTGTGACATCGGGCAGGTGGGACACGAACTCGCCGACCTGATCAACAAGATCGGGCCGTCGATCTCACCGGAAGCGCGGGGGCAGGTCTCGACCGCCAACCACGGTCAGTGA